In Bactrocera oleae isolate idBacOlea1 chromosome 3, idBacOlea1, whole genome shotgun sequence, a genomic segment contains:
- the LOC106625652 gene encoding protein CNPPD1 — protein MAFGRSARKRKDNGGSHSTTTKASQVMPHGEYIDRIRKSLYFGGDTLVEEMEMSRPLAEYASELFSAPHKGHSLKRLSKVAAGSVHASPCSLIMALIYLDRLNLTDPMYVLRITPQELFIVSMMISTKFYAGHDEEIYLSDWAEDGHMTEKRLKKLELEFLCAIEWNIYISNEEFFSKLSSIEKHLARREGLRRGWLTYTELRQMLPSFTLAKFILNNIAVMAISYAASVITIAGAFFVASQIPGTSLYRKAVSTVVSDNIIVQQPPPPIVDYATTQLNAQQRQRRTNKTEMTTTSTDQQASALDSENAFNATCAALNVEEELSKLECEYRLEAQREAVRQRQHEIESATRLTLPDATQHIVSGNKKSKNAWYTTHFGNWFAFKEEYADGRLRVWLRLLDELNERDYTPASIENKLYESDYIILRDWNSGNYTSVFWHFISGTAQISFMRFPLAWFKFI, from the exons ATGGCTTTTGGGCGTAGCGCCAGAAAGCGCAAAGACAATGGTGGCTCACATTCGACTACCACAAAGGCGAGTCAg GTGATGCCTCATGGTGAATACATCGATCGTATACGGAAATCACTTTACTTTGGTGGTGATACACTCGTCGAGGAAATGGAAATGTCCCGTCCACTCGCCGAATATGCTTCCGAATTATTTTCCGCGCCTCATAAGGGGCACTCTCTAAAACGTTTGAGCAAAGTTGCGGCTGGCAGTGTACATGCTTCTCCCTGTTCACTTATAATGGCTTTGATATATTTGGATCGCTTGAATCTGACTGATCCCATGTATGTTCTACGTATAACACCACAAGAGCTTTTTATTGTATCAATG ATGATATCGACAAAATTCTATGCTGGTCATGATGAGGAAATCTATTTGAGTGATTGGGCTGAGGATGGGCATATGACTGAGAAAAGACTGAAGAAGTTAGAACTGGAATTTCTGTGTGCTATA gaatggAATATTTACATATCGAATGAGGAGTTTTTCAGTAAATTAAGTAGCATTGAGAAACATCTCGCACGGCGTGAAGGTTTGCGACGTGGTTGGCTGACATACACTGAACTAAGACAAATGTTACCATCGTTTACATTGGCAAAATTCATACTGAATAATATTGCTGTAATGGCAATTAGCTATGCGGCCAGTGTTATAACCATAGCTGGTGCCTTCTTTGTGGCTAGCCAAATTCCTGGAACTTCACTATATCGCAAAGCTGTGTCTACGGTAGTGAGTGATAATATCATAGTACAACAGCCACCACCACCCATTGTTGATTATGCTACTACACAATTAAATGCCCAACAACGTCAAAGGCGCACTAATAAAACGGAAATGACAACAACGTCAACAGATCAACAAGCATCAGCTCTAGATAGTGAAAACGCATTCAATGCTACATGTGCAGCTCTGAATGTGGAAGAAGAACTTTCGAAGTTGGAGTGTGAGTATAGGTTGGAAGCACAGCGTGAAGCTGTACGTCAACGTCAACATGAAATTGAGAGCGCTACACGCCTGACATTGCCCGATGCAACGCAACACATCGTGAGTGGAAACAAGAAATCAAAGAATGCCTGGTACACAACACATTTTGGTAATTGGTTCGCTTTTAAGGAAGAATATGCGGATGGCAGGCTTAGAGTTTGGTTGCGATTACTAGACGAATTGAATGAAAGAGACTACACGCCTGCTTCAATAGAAAATAAACTATATGAAAGTGACTATATCATTTTGAGAGACTGGAACTCCGGAAACTATACATCGGTATTCTGGCACTTTATTAGCGGAACCGCTCAAATATCTTTCATGCGCTTTCCATTAGCttggtttaaatttatttag
- the LOC106621133 gene encoding uncharacterized protein: MALIIINYSLALRKTAFKVGFNSVRRISSTKICLAEMNDPMDHATGIEKRELEQWKSGNKDPWLLDTVLKRGPGTKEQPTMIPSAFDGRIVGCSCKGNRFVNWMWLEKGAPKRCECGFYFQLKEVKPV; the protein is encoded by the exons ATGGCCTTAATAATAATCAACTATTCACTTGCACTTCGGAAAACCGCTTTTAAAGTCGGTTTCAATTCGGTGCGGCGCATCTCAAGTACTAAAATATGTTTAGCGG AAATGAATGATCCCATGGATCACGCAACTGGCATAGAGAAACGTGAATTGGAACAATGGAAGTCTGGTAATAAAGATCCTTGGTTGCTCGATACGGTCTTGAAACGCGGACCCGGCACCAAGGAGCAGCCAACAATGATACCATCTGCATTTGATGGGCGTATTGTGGGTTGTTCCT GTAAGGGCAATCGCTTTGTGAACTGGATGTGGCTTGAAAAAGGTGCACCAAAACGTTGTGAGTGTGGATTCTATTTCCAATTGAAGGAAGTAAAACCGGTTTAA
- the LOC106626267 gene encoding uncharacterized protein: protein MSGFKVPTCGSTSKSVTALDPVEAMDIDEQSENVSDAKEDKEFEKLLWSIDDDTLFQPLGLTNHGTDAGKTVFVTWNEEYLLNFVFKRSKRTKKISLTKVRLPMPSGEIVNKMFILEMNALLLMRSGHVYYFSSVKSMHAVDWLNDAGGGVRCMALAPPTGFSCIRYVATEKALMLEMYQDVPDIGRNAPALLQRCDITFDDRNLFNCSWEDERYTLVSQQVTEDNLNFLMCVLMEEVDLEVGQWLHIFTVSSNVFALIVATAEHNEDDNNSSCEYNIQLLCTYATNVDSVHIDYAEQRCLIFLQCGTIDIWYYSQLICGLRRMQHHTGSQYSHQVYAASTRCFYFTDEEQVAQLHFSYDAETDSCRVQETYKVIPGMVACTWVETQRQLICLSCNNIFYKITFERTTNAKASDLCASFSEAVNTEYENFQKLYELTPSRLSRLLARAELIDELTQLPTQMHAAVDQECVKQQLLTVASNRHLYRYIAKARLVYSVQLPTAYQPDVIIIYANNYYQLHHDSYVALIYMQIDKNDILHGGDSLWHLYIDIDCSDSYMLHIPNTLLQQKLCIVLPLKRTEKKLLAEIELKLYTLVCLEADFVAVSLPIDLEVNAATYAELFTSYKRCVTICNNYDIQKLIANFLNRTRKKYPKAKMDDEKLSTPHEEHILKHTLHLPSTCAFSSIAKCVNVSNVEAQSVECYFMSTAIKITHMPEESYIVLESMDAVALCYLKLHLLNSIPALLANCAEAGASDRQQSLMQLQCELTRCTNALLQAPALDESMASNESETVPHSMQLQQLKNIYSKLRQDFHKLYS from the exons ATGAGTGGTTTTAAAGTGCCAACATGTGGGAGCACATCAAAATCAGTAACTGCCTTGGATCCTGTCGAAGCGATGGACATAGATGAACAAAGTGAAAATGTTTCTGACGCGAAGGAAGATAAAGAATTTGAGAAACTACTTTGGTCTATAGATGATGACACGCTCTTCCAGCCACTTGGTTTAACAAATCACGGCACCGATGCTGGGAAAACAGTATTTGTAACATGGAATGAAGAATATCTGCTCAACTTTGTATTCAAACGCTCAAAGCGgacgaaaaaaattagtttaacaaaagTACGTTTGCCAATGCCTTCAGGAGAAATAGTAAACAAAATGTTCATACTCGAAATGAATGCATTGCTACTTATGCGTAGTGGACATGTATACTATTTTAGTTCAGTTAAATCTATGCATGCAGTTGACTGGCTCAATGATGCTGGAGGTGGAGTACGTTGCATGGCTTTGGCACCACCAACTGGATTTAGTTGCATACGTTACGTAGCAACAGAGAAGGCACTTATGTTAGAGATGTATCAAGATGTGCCAGACATAGGACGTAATGCACCAGCATTATTGCAGCGATGTGACATAACATTTGATGACAGAAATCTTTTCAACTGTTCATGGGAAGATGAACGTTACACACTAGTATCTCAACAAGTTACGGAAGATAATTTGAATTTCCTCATGTGTGTACTTATGGAGGAAGTAGATTTAGAAGTTGGACAATGGCTACATATATTTACGGTATCCAGTAACGTATTTGCATTGATTGTAG ccACAGCCGAGCATAATGAAGATGATAATAATAGTAGTTGTGAATACAACATACAGCTGCTCTGTACATATGCTACGAATGTTGATTCTGTACACATAGACTATGCTGAGCAACGCTGCCTTATTTTCCTGCAATGTGGTACCATTGATATCTGGTATTACTCACAGTTAATTTGCGGCTTGCGTCGCATGCAACATCACACTGGTTCACAATATAGTCACCAAGTGTATGCAGCCAGCACTCGCTGCTTCTACTTTACAGACGAAGAACAGGTTGCACAACTGCATTTCAGCTATGATGCCGAAACGGACTCTTGTCGTGTGCAAGAGACCTATAAAGTCATACCTGGCATGGTAGCATGTACTTGGGTAGAAACTCAGCGACAGTTGATTTGTTTAAGttgcaataatatattttataaaattacttttgaaaGGACAACCAACGCTAAGGCGTCTGATTTATGCGCCAGTTTTTCGGAAGCAGTAAATACGGAATATGAGAATTTCCAAAAGCTGTACGAATTGACACCGTCGCGATTGTCACGTCTACTCGCACGCGCGGAATTAATAGACGAATTGACACAGTTGCCTACACAAATGCATGCAGCTGTCGATCAAGAGTGTGTAAAGCAACAACTGCTGACCGTCGCCTCAAATCGTCACCTATATCGGTATATAGCGAAAGCGCGTCTGGTTTACAGTGTACAATTGCCAACGGCATACCAACCTGATGTGAttataatttatgcaaataattacTACCAACTACATCATGACAGTTATGTGGCacttatatatatgcaaatcgACAAGAACGATATATTGCATGGCGGTGACAGCCTTTGGCACTTGTATATAGATATTGATTGCAgcgacagctatatgctgcacATACCCAATACGCTGCTACAGCAAAAATTATGCATTGTACTACCCTTAAAGCGCACTGAAAAGAAACTGTTAGCAGAAATCGAGCTCAAATTGTACACGCTTGTATGCTTGGAGGCCGATTTTGTGGCGGTGTCGTTGCCCATTGATTTGGAAGTAAATGCTGCTACTTATGCTGAGCTATTCACCAGCTATAAGCGTTGTGTGACCATTTGTAATAATTATGATATACAAAAGTTAATAGCGAATTTCTTAAATCGAACGCGAAAGAAATACCCAAAAGCGAAAATGGACGACGAAAAGTTGTCAACTCCGCATGAAGAGCATATATTGAAACATACCTTGCATCTGCCCTCTACTTGCGCTTTCAGCAGTATTGCCAAATGCGTAAATGTGTCAAATGTGGAAGCACAAAGCGTTGAATGTTACTTTATGTCAACAGCCATCAAAATTACACATATGCCTGAGGAGAGTTATATTGTTTTGGAAAGTATGGATGCGGTAGCTTTATGTTATCTGAAACTTCATTTGTTAAATAGCATACCAGCATTGTTAGCGAATTGTGCTGAAGCTGGTGCAAGCGATAGACAACAAAGTCTGatg CAACTGCAATGTGAATTAACGAGATGCACAAATGCGCTTCTGCAAGCGCCCGCGCTTGATGAGAGCATGGCAAGCAACGAAAGCGAGACAGTTCCACATTCGATGCAGTTACAACaattgaaaaacatatattctAAATTGCGGCAAGATTTTCACAAACTATACAGCTGA
- the Trmt6 gene encoding tRNA (adenine(58)-N(1))-methyltransferase non-catalytic subunit TRM6 — MTKTEVSEMPKIQLGDYIVIQRQKYTKLQKFGNLDTTSMLGKEQLELRGLLDQPYSATFKMCPKETTPSKQRGQRNLRLHTLQLCNELEMRDIRDRLGISASGADNRDIIDDGDSQALRPQDIEELREQHSESTKIIEKIVENSKTFHAKTEYSQEKYLRKKEKKYFEFVQIHRPTLRLITEIYYRQDADKVMGMRLDTLSQLISYSGVSAFGNYLMYESGTNGLLPASFLNSMGAGTEATLVHMHPGNVPQKQAMLALNLPLEQLQRCISVNLYSVLREYYQGEGHENSEHAAVPGTPLEEIEPSSKKQKLNDGDAAPTTTSSTSSDSNGENNETPTISAANISVQAQKWQVENRRACEFMRAKFDGLVIAAKEHPSNIVQALLPFVKSSRPIVVYSQSKELLMDLHVELKSSSNATNLHLTSNWLRYYQILPNRTHPEVNMNGNSGYLLSGYTIG, encoded by the exons ATGACAAAAACTGAAGTCAGCGAAATGCCTAAAATCCAGTTGGGTGACTACATAGTAATTCAGCGACAAAAGTACACTAAATTGCAGAAATTCGGCAATTTGGATACAACATCCATGCTGGGTAAAGAACAATTGGAATTACGCGGGCTTTTGGATCAACCGTACAGTGCCACTTTTAAAATGTGCCCCAAAGAAACCACACCTTCCAAGCAGCGTGGACAACGCAATCTGCGTCTACACACACTACAGCTGTGTAATGAATTGGAAATGCGCGACATACGTGATCGTTTGGGCATTTCGGCAAGTGGTGCTGATAATCGCGACATAATTGACGATGGTGATTCGCAAGCGTTGCGACCACAGGATATCGAAGAGCTGCGGGAACAGCATAGTGAATCGACTAAAATTATCGAGAAGATTGTTGAAAACTCCAAAACATTTCACGCGAAGACCGAGTATTCGCAAGAGAAATATTTGCGTAAAAAGGAGAAGaaatactttgaatttgtgCAAATACATCGACCCACACTGCGTTTAATTACAGAGATTTACTATCGACAAGATGCTGACAAAGTGATGGGTATGCGTTTGGACACACTCTCACAACTTATCTCCTACTCAGGCGTGAGTGCATTTGGCAACTATTTGATGTACGAAAGTGGCACAAATGGCTTGTTACCAGCAAGCTTCCTGAATTCAATGGGTGCTGGTACCGAGGCAACATTGGTACACATGCACCCCGGTAATGTGCCACAAAAGCAGGCAATGTTAGCTTTAAATTTGCCACTCGAACAATTGCAGCGTTGCATTTCGGTAAATTTGTATTCCGTATTACGTGAATACTATCAGGGGGAGGGACATGAAAACTCGGAACATGCAGCAGTGCCAGGTACACCATTAGAAGAGATAGAGCCAAGCAGCAAAAAACAGAAACTAAACGATGGTGATGCAG CACCCACGACAACGTCTTCTACAAGTAGTGATAGTAATGGCGAAAACAATGAGACCCCAACGATATCAGCAGCTAACATATCTGTGCAAGCACAGAAATGGCAAGTGGAAAACCGTCGCGCCTGTGAATTCATGCGCGCAAAATTCGATGGGCTTGTCATTGCTGCCAAGGAACATCCGAGCAACATAGTACAAGCCTTATTACCATTTGTAAAATCTTCCCGACCGATTGTTGTATACAGCCAAAGTAAAGAGCTGCTCATGGATTTGCATGTAGAGCTAAAGAGCAGTTCAAATGCCACAAATCTGCATTTGACTTCAAATTGGTTACGTTATTACCAAATATTACCTAACCGCACGCATCCCGAAGTAAATATGAATGGTAATAGTGGTTACCTCTTGTCCGGTTATACTATAGGTTAA